The genomic region AAACAACTCGGTTAAAATCACGGTCAATCCATGCTTGAATTTCTTTCTCTCTGGAGAAAATATCAGCAGTCATTGCTTCCATTTGAGAGACGTAATTTTGTTTTTCTTCTATTGATGCTGGATCAAAAACGAGGGCAGCTGTTAGTGTCATAGATGTGAAACTACCTGTCATCGCAAAACCTTGATCATTTGTTTTAGCCGGCATCATTAAAAGTAGATTGTTTGGGTCACCTTCCGCACGTTTGGCTAGTTGTCCTTCTGGCGCACAAGTGATGGTCATCTGATAAAAATCATCAACTAATTGACTTCCTAATTCAACACTCGCGATACTTTCTGGACTGTTCCCACTACGAGCAAAGGAAATTAAAATAGTAGGCGCATCTTTTTTAAAGTAGCTAGCTGGATTCGTTACTAAATTAGTAGTTGGAACTGCTTGGAAATCAAATGCGGATTCATCGCCTACTTCTTTCAAGTGAGGTAAAACCGTATCGCCTACATAAGCTGAACTACCAGCACCCGTTAAAATAACGCGTAATTTTTGATGTTTTTCTTTTAATTGATTCAAATATTTTTCAATATTATCAGCTTGTCCTTTGTAAGTTTCAAAGGCCTCTTGCCATATTTCAGGCTGCTGCTTGATTTCCCGAACGGTAATTTCTGCACCTAACTTTTCTAATTCTTTCTTGTTTAATTCAAACATTTTAATTTCCTCCTAGTCGTTTGTTGAAATGCTGTATTTTATAAATAAATTGGTCACCCCGAGCAACACTAATTGTATACTCAATAATTTTATTATCATTATTATAGGTTGTTCTAAAAATACGTAAACAAGCAGCCCCATATGGAACGTCTAAACGTTTTGCTTCTTTTTCCTGTGTTAGAGAAGCAAAAAACTCTTCATCCGCATATTTGATTTCTTGCTGGTATCTATCTGAAAATAAATCATAAAGCGGCATCGTTTCTAACAATTCAACCGTTAAATTAGGAAACAAATTTGCTGGAATAAAACTTGTTTCGTATAACATTTTCATATTGTCTGCTGAACGGAGACGTTTTAATTTATAAACTTCATCGTTGGTTGATATTTGTAAATTTTCAGCTATATAAGGAATTGCTTTTACTTTTTCAAAGGAAAGAATATCTGTATGTGGGCTTTTTCCAAGTTGCTTCATCTGTTCTGTAAAACTAA from Jeotgalibaca dankookensis harbors:
- a CDS encoding SIS domain-containing protein: MFELNKKELEKLGAEITVREIKQQPEIWQEAFETYKGQADNIEKYLNQLKEKHQKLRVILTGAGSSAYVGDTVLPHLKEVGDESAFDFQAVPTTNLVTNPASYFKKDAPTILISFARSGNSPESIASVELGSQLVDDFYQMTITCAPEGQLAKRAEGDPNNLLLMMPAKTNDQGFAMTGSFTSMTLTAALVFDPASIEEKQNYVSQMEAMTADIFSREKEIQAWIDRDFNRVVYLGSGPLAGIAREVQLKILELTAGKLATAFDSSLGFRHGPKSFVDEHTLVFLLVSNDYYTRQYDLDMLNELNADKIANTVAAVQVEQGTKFEGSHFTFAMNYQNLPDAYLALPYTVFGQVVSLLAALKVDNKPDTPSPSGTVNRVVKGVTIYDYKR
- a CDS encoding GntR family transcriptional regulator; this encodes MLNKKSAIPLYNQLVMLLIDYIKTSLTENEKMLSEREICDKYNVSRTTVRAALSELEETGFIYKRHGKGTFVSGLWKEMKNLSNAFSFTEQMKQLGKSPHTDILSFEKVKAIPYIAENLQISTNDEVYKLKRLRSADNMKMLYETSFIPANLFPNLTVELLETMPLYDLFSDRYQQEIKYADEEFFASLTQEKEAKRLDVPYGAACLRIFRTTYNNDNKIIEYTISVARGDQFIYKIQHFNKRLGGN